A window of Pseudomonadota bacterium genomic DNA:
TCCGTCGCTTCGAAACCAACCTCAACCGGGGCGACTACGCCGCCGCGCTCGCCTTCTACGCTGACGACCCTCGCTTCGTCGCCTACGAGGACGGCCAGACGCGCTACAGCTCCTACGCTGACCTTGCCGCCGCCTTCAAGCAGCTCCCCACCTACGGCAAGGGGGTGTTTCGCTACGGGAAACTGGAGGTCTTGGTCTTGGGCGACGACCACGCGCAGGTTGCCGCCCCCTTCTCCACCGCCTTCGGAGAGGTTGGCGATCCGGGGTACTTTTACTTCGAGGGGTTGCTGACCACCGTGCTCGAGCGCTTCGACAGCGGCTGGAAGATGCTGAGCATCCACTCCTCCACGCTGCAGGCTCGGGAGTAGGACACGATCCTACCGCCAGCGCCGCGCCTCACCAGAAGCGTACGCGGCCCGTATCGACGTGGATGAAATCCGAGTCCTTGTAGTAGCCGACGCCGCCCACGCCAAGCTGTCTTGCGAGATCGCGTAGCTTCGCTGTGGACACGCCGGGCAGGCGAACATCGATCGCCTGGCCACGCATGTGCAGGCTCTTCTTCGCGACCCCGCGGCCACGCTTCCTGAGCATTTCATTAGTCTCCGGCGACCGATAACCAGAGACGAGATGATACGGCCCCTCGACTCCGGCCCGCTCGCGTAACTCCCACAGCAGATCGAACAGCGCCGGGTCCATCGCGATGACCTGGCCGTTGCGGTGGTCGCCCAGGAACTCGTTCAAAGACTCGACTACGTCGGGCACCAGCACGCCATCCACCTGATACGCCGCCTCGATCGTCTTCCCCGTGTGGGTGTGCACGAACTCGATTGAGCGGGTGTCGGCAATTGCTGGACGGACGAGCAACGCCAGCGCCCCCAGGGCTAGAAATCTCTTCATGCAAGCTCTCGTGCTGCGTGGGGCGGCCAGTATACTGGACCGCCGATCTGCGTATTGAGACGACCGTGTTCAGCCACTGCTTCCCCGCTACCGCTCGCCGGTTGCTCCTCGCGCTCGCGACGAGCAGCCTGCTCATCGTCGCCCCCATCCCGGCGCACGCGCAATCGTCGCCTTTCGCGCAGGCAGTCATCGGCAAGCTCGGCGCAACGGACACGGGCACGCCACCGGTGGTGACGGACATCCCCGTGTTCAGCGCCAACGTACTGCGCGAGATGTACTTGGGCAGCGCCTACGAGCCGTTGTGGAGCGACGCTGCCACCGCTGATCTCGCCCAAGCGATCGAAGCCCTTCGCGAGGATGGCCTCGACCCACTGGAGTATCGGTTCTCACGCATCGCCGCTCAGTTGGACGCACCGGATCTCGAGGCCCTTGATGCAATCGAGCGCGCCGAGGCGGACATTCTTCTCACCGAAGCGTTCCTCCGCGCCGCCTATCAACTCTACTTTGGCAAGGTAGATCCGCAACACGTCGACCCGAACATCAACTTCATTCGCGCCGACGCCGACGGCGATGCCGTCGCCCGGCTC
This region includes:
- a CDS encoding nuclear transport factor 2 family protein, whose product is MQEAFRRFETNLNRGDYAAALAFYADDPRFVAYEDGQTRYSSYADLAAAFKQLPTYGKGVFRYGKLEVLVLGDDHAQVAAPFSTAFGEVGDPGYFYFEGLLTTVLERFDSGWKMLSIHSSTLQARE
- a CDS encoding DUF882 domain-containing protein, which encodes MKRFLALGALALLVRPAIADTRSIEFVHTHTGKTIEAAYQVDGVLVPDVVESLNEFLGDHRNGQVIAMDPALFDLLWELRERAGVEGPYHLVSGYRSPETNEMLRKRGRGVAKKSLHMRGQAIDVRLPGVSTAKLRDLARQLGVGGVGYYKDSDFIHVDTGRVRFW